The Paenibacillus sp. BIC5C1 DNA segment TGAGGATCTAAGGAGCGTTCAGAAGACATGGAATCATTTTTTAAATCACTGTATGGCGTAGCCTACTTTGCAATTTCTATCGTTCTGGTAGCTATTACGGTACTTCTATTCGTTACAGGTATTCGACTGTTTATGAAGAAAAGCAATCGCGGTTTTGCTGTAAGTTGTATTCTGTTTGCCTGCTTTATCGTCTTCATCATTGTGGTCATGCTGACCACACCCTTCTCCTCGACGCCTCCGGGTTCACCGGAAGCCATGGCTGCCTTGTTGAAAGTTGGGTAGATTAACCTCTGTAGAAGGAGATGCTTATGACACATAACGAAATTCTAGGAATCATCGATATCGGCTCCAATTCCATTCGTCTGGTTATTTATGAACTCGACCAGGATGGCGCCTATCGCATCATTCATGAAGACAAATATGCCGCTCGTCTAAGCAACGTGGTTGAACAAGACGGAACCATCCTGCGACATTCACTGGACAAAGCCATTACGATTTTGCGACAATTCAGGGCTACTTGCGAAGCATATCAAACCAAGCTTATTCGCGCTGCAGCTACGGCTGCCATTCGGAATGCAGGCAATTCCCCAGAAATTATAGGTTGGTTGGAAGCCGAGACGGGACTTACCATCGAATGTGTATCCGGTGATCAGGAAGCCTATTACGGTTTCCTAGGTGTCACTCAATCGATTGATCTGGCAGATGGTTATGTCGTGGATATTGGCGGTGGCAGTACCGAGATCACTGTATTCCGTGATCGAAAAAGACTGCACAGCATCTCTCTGCCTATTGGTGCGGTTAACTCACATGCCCGTTATGGTGGGGAAGATCAGTGGACCGAGGCAAATGTGACTGCGCTATGTAATGAGGTTATACAGGCATTAAGCGATGAGGATTGGGTTACACAGCATCCCGGACTACCTCTCATTGGACTTGGTGGCACCATGCGTACACTGGCCAAAGTAGAGCAGAAGAGAACACAATACTCATTACCGGTTACGCATCATTATGAAATCGGTGCAGAAGAGATGGAAAATATCGCTCGTTCTTTGCCACATCTAACCTCGACACAACGCAAGAAAGTACCCGGACTTGCCAAGGACCGTGCCGACATTATTGTTCCAGGTGTACTCATATTGCGGACGGTCTTCCGAATCATCCAGGGGGATCGTTATGTTGTGAGCGGAGCGGGATTACGGGATGGTTTGCTGAGGGATCTCCTTGCTGGAGGTAAGCCAGTCGTGCCAGATGCGCTGCGGGACAGCATTCGCAACTTCATTCATTTTGGTCCACCCATTCCGGAGAAACGCCTGAATCGGATTCATCATGATGCGCTTACCCTGTATACTGCCCTAAAAGGTAGTGCTCCCGATCCAGCGGATGCCCGAATTCTGTACACGGTCTCCATGCTTCACATGGCTGGAAAACAGATTAACTACTTCCGGTATCCGCAGCACTCGGCTTATTGGATCATGAATGCAAGCATTTACGGACTGTCTCACCGGGAGACCATCCTGAGTGCCATTGCAGCCGATTATCATCCAAAAAAAAGAACGCCCCAGCTGCTGCATAAGCACAAGGACATTCTCAAGGATTCGGACGAACGGCATGCACATCGCTTGGGCTCTCTGCTGCGCGTGACTGAAGCAATTAATCGATCTGAAAGTATTACTTCCATAAAAGCAACAAAAGAAAACGACTCGCTGCAGATGCAATTCATCTGTACAGCCGAGCCGTTACTGGAACTAAGCGGCCTTGAAGAGGCCGTAAAAGATTTACAGGAAGCTTGGGGAGTTACGTTAACGCACTCCATTCAGCAGGCTTCCAAGGAATAATGCCCATCGCCTCCGTCTGACTTCTCAGCGGGGGTTTTTCATTTTGTACAAAAACATAATTGCCGCCAGGCATGAGCTCTCTTGCCTTCACATTATCCATGAGTGACAGATTCAATATGTCGACCAACATCTTCTTCAGCTCTGGATCAAACACGGGACACATCAGTTCTATTCTCCGCTTCAAATTACGGGTCATCCAGTCTGCGCTGGACAGATACACATCCGGGTTCCCGCTATTTTCAAAATAAAACAGTCTGGAGTGTTCCAGAAACCGGTCCACGATGCTGATCACCCGAATATTCTCGCTAAGCCCCTCTACCCCTGGACGCAAGCAGCACACACCGCGCACGATCAGATCAATCTGTACCCCAGCTTGAGATGCCAGATACAATTCATCAATGATATCCTGATGGGATAAGGAATTGATTTTGGCAATAATTCTGGACGGTCTTCCCTTGAAGGCATGCTCCCTTTCCCGACGTATGAGCGCGAACAGCTCATCCTTCATGCCGTCAGGGGCAACGCGGAATGCCTGCAGCGCTTTGGGTCCTGAATATCCGGTAATCTCATTAAACAATTCCGATGCGTCTTCGCCAATGATGGGATTGGAGGTAAACAGCCCTACATCGGTGTACACTTTGGCTGTACTTTCATTATAGTTACCTGTTCCAACATGCACGTACCTTCTCAGACCACTCTGTTCCCTGCGTACAACGAGAATAATTTTGGCATGAGTCTTTAATCCGACCAATCCATATACGACATGACAACCTGCCTTCTCCAGCGTGCGGGCCCATGCAATGTTCCGTTCTTCATCAAATCTGGCTTTTAATTCAACAACAACCGTCACCTGTTTACCGCTCTCGGCTGCATGAGCCAGTGCGGGGATGAGACGGGAATCCCCATTCACCCGATATAACGTCATTTTGATCGCCATCACGCGCGGATCTTCCGAAGCTTCCACAATGAAGTCCGTTACCGGCTCAAACGATTCGTATGGATGATGCACAAGCACGTCCCGTTTGCGCAGCAGTTCGAAGTGACTTTCCCGGGGAAGGAACTCCAGAGGATACACAGGCTGCACCGGACTATATTTCAGATGAGAGAAGCCATCCAAACTATCTACAAACCCGGCCAGAAAGCTCAAATCCAGCGGTCCATCAATTTCGTACACAGGGTCTTGAATATCAAACTCTTCCTGTAATTCTAGCAACGCATCCGGGCGGAAATCCCTGCATATTTCCAATCGTACCGGTGCTCCCCGGCGTCTGCGCCGCAGCTCCTTCTCGATCGCCTCAAGTAAATCCTCAGCTTCTTCTTCATTAATGGAAAGATCCGCATTGCGGGTCACTCTGAATTCCTGAACAGCCAGCGGCACATATCCGCTGAATAAGGTGTGAATATGATGCTTGATGAGATCCTCAATCAGAATGAACGTTTTCTTTTTGCTATTCGCCCGCAGAGGTACCTGAACGACCCGCGGCAGATTAGAGGGAACCTGAACGATAGCCAAAAATGGCTCACCCTCCTGCTCTTCTTCCTTCTGCAGCATCACGGACAGATATACAGACTTATTGTGTACCAGTGGGAATGGCCGACTCGAATCAATAGCCATCGGTGTTAAAACGGGAAAAATGATCTCGTGAAAGTACTGGTCCATTGCTCGCTGTTGGGTCATATTCAGATCTGTATATTCCTGAAAATGCACGCCTTTCTTGGCGAGAAGACGAATCAGCTCTCGATAAGTTTTATATTGCTCGGCGACCATGGTCCCCGTTCGTTTAATCAATCTACGGTACAAACCGGCAGGGGTGTAGCCCGTAAAATCCTTTTGCGTATATCCAGCCTTGATCTTCTCTTTCGTCTCCGCTACCCTTACACTTACGAACTCGTCCAGATTACTGGCGACAATACCAAGGAACCTCATGCGTTCCAGCAGAGGTGTTGTTGGATCTTGCGCCTCCTGAAGCACACGACGATTGAATTCTACCCAACTTAAATCACGGTTAACGTAGTTACCTGTTTTGACATCTCTATGCATGTATGGCCTCCGAATTTGTTACATATCTATTCTTGGTTAGATGTTCTGAACTAATTGTACTATTCGTGATTGGCTACAAGCGTCAGCGTAGTGTAAACGCAATGTAAAATTTATGTAAATGATACCTCATGACGATAACTTTTTCCATCCCTTTACAAAGAGCAGGAGACAGAGTAAAGTGATCTACAGTGTAAAATGTCCGGTTGCTGTCCACATTCTAAAATTGTTATTGTTAAAGGAGTATATAATGAAATCGAACAAACCTAGAACGTTACAAAAAAATATAGAGTTTTTCACAGCTGCACTATCCCAATGCACAGTAACTGCATGGCAGGAAGATCCAGCTGGCGTATATTGTGAAGTAGGTCGTGGCATCGTAGAGCAGATCAGCGAAGATAGCGTGAGAATCCGCAACGATAACGGTACAAAGAGCCATTATGACCGGGATATCACGATGTTCCAAACCGAAAAATAATTTTGCGTATATATGAAAAAAAGACTAGCTTTCCGGAAAAGAGTGTTGTATACTCTTGGCACAAGGAAAGGAGGTGCGTCAACATATCTAATCACATGTTGAACGTGTCCCTTACCCGATCCACTAGCTCAAAATAACTGATTCTGGTGGAGGCGCGGGATACGGATCAAGGTTTCAAAAAGCGCCACGGGTAGAAAAGCCGTCTTCGGACGGCTTTTTGTTTTGTCTTTTTTCGGGAGAGGTTGAAAAAACAACCATAATATTGGAAATGGACCCTGTAGCTGAGTAAACGTTGC contains these protein-coding regions:
- the ppk1 gene encoding polyphosphate kinase 1: MHRDVKTGNYVNRDLSWVEFNRRVLQEAQDPTTPLLERMRFLGIVASNLDEFVSVRVAETKEKIKAGYTQKDFTGYTPAGLYRRLIKRTGTMVAEQYKTYRELIRLLAKKGVHFQEYTDLNMTQQRAMDQYFHEIIFPVLTPMAIDSSRPFPLVHNKSVYLSVMLQKEEEQEGEPFLAIVQVPSNLPRVVQVPLRANSKKKTFILIEDLIKHHIHTLFSGYVPLAVQEFRVTRNADLSINEEEAEDLLEAIEKELRRRRRGAPVRLEICRDFRPDALLELQEEFDIQDPVYEIDGPLDLSFLAGFVDSLDGFSHLKYSPVQPVYPLEFLPRESHFELLRKRDVLVHHPYESFEPVTDFIVEASEDPRVMAIKMTLYRVNGDSRLIPALAHAAESGKQVTVVVELKARFDEERNIAWARTLEKAGCHVVYGLVGLKTHAKIILVVRREQSGLRRYVHVGTGNYNESTAKVYTDVGLFTSNPIIGEDASELFNEITGYSGPKALQAFRVAPDGMKDELFALIRREREHAFKGRPSRIIAKINSLSHQDIIDELYLASQAGVQIDLIVRGVCCLRPGVEGLSENIRVISIVDRFLEHSRLFYFENSGNPDVYLSSADWMTRNLKRRIELMCPVFDPELKKMLVDILNLSLMDNVKARELMPGGNYVFVQNEKPPLRSQTEAMGIIPWKPAEWSALT
- a CDS encoding Ppx/GppA phosphatase family protein; this translates as MTHNEILGIIDIGSNSIRLVIYELDQDGAYRIIHEDKYAARLSNVVEQDGTILRHSLDKAITILRQFRATCEAYQTKLIRAAATAAIRNAGNSPEIIGWLEAETGLTIECVSGDQEAYYGFLGVTQSIDLADGYVVDIGGGSTEITVFRDRKRLHSISLPIGAVNSHARYGGEDQWTEANVTALCNEVIQALSDEDWVTQHPGLPLIGLGGTMRTLAKVEQKRTQYSLPVTHHYEIGAEEMENIARSLPHLTSTQRKKVPGLAKDRADIIVPGVLILRTVFRIIQGDRYVVSGAGLRDGLLRDLLAGGKPVVPDALRDSIRNFIHFGPPIPEKRLNRIHHDALTLYTALKGSAPDPADARILYTVSMLHMAGKQINYFRYPQHSAYWIMNASIYGLSHRETILSAIAADYHPKKRTPQLLHKHKDILKDSDERHAHRLGSLLRVTEAINRSESITSIKATKENDSLQMQFICTAEPLLELSGLEEAVKDLQEAWGVTLTHSIQQASKE